From Salinicoccus roseus, one genomic window encodes:
- a CDS encoding YwiC-like family protein, giving the protein MKFKKQNQHGAWAMVFMPLVIGMVAGGFHPAQLFYMAGWLMIFFMADHVLFFIKKRRKGEYGYLKAAALFFVLSAALFIYPLMVDYRIFFFFLMMLPFGAVNVYFASIRNERNIFNDISAITIFALAGGGIAFLNLHVLSWPVIFVSIISILFFTSTALFVKTMIREKKNPKYRIASYAYHGIVFIIMLSAHWILALAFLLSLVRAVALYGRGWKMKQIGILEIVHAVWMTTLVSVHITNFM; this is encoded by the coding sequence ATGAAATTCAAAAAACAGAATCAGCATGGGGCATGGGCGATGGTGTTCATGCCATTGGTTATCGGTATGGTGGCCGGAGGGTTCCATCCGGCACAGCTTTTCTACATGGCAGGCTGGCTAATGATCTTCTTCATGGCGGACCATGTACTGTTCTTCATAAAGAAAAGGCGAAAGGGGGAGTATGGCTACCTGAAGGCGGCGGCTTTATTCTTTGTCCTTTCAGCAGCCCTGTTCATCTATCCATTGATGGTCGACTACCGCATATTCTTCTTTTTCCTCATGATGCTGCCTTTCGGTGCAGTGAACGTATACTTTGCGTCGATCAGGAATGAACGCAACATCTTCAATGACATATCCGCCATCACAATCTTTGCGCTCGCAGGAGGCGGCATCGCGTTCCTCAATCTGCATGTGCTGTCGTGGCCGGTGATATTCGTCAGCATCATCAGCATACTGTTCTTTACGAGCACAGCCCTTTTTGTCAAGACGATGATCCGGGAGAAGAAGAATCCGAAGTACAGGATTGCGTCGTATGCCTATCATGGAATTGTGTTCATCATCATGCTCAGCGCACACTGGATATTGGCACTCGCCTTCCTGCTCAGCCTGGTACGGGCCGTGGCACTATACGGCCGGGGCTGGAAGATGAAGCAGATCGGCATT
- a CDS encoding TIGR04104 family putative zinc finger protein: MTRCRNCGDNWNVRATLKRYTTSTPGMPCPSCGEVQYLSREYRERSMLVTLLIPLLMLIPAFFNIPVVAMAIVFVAAFTAIAVIHLATIELADEQETWRQRLYE, encoded by the coding sequence TTGACACGTTGTAGAAATTGTGGAGATAATTGGAACGTAAGGGCAACACTCAAGCGATATACAACATCCACCCCGGGAATGCCATGTCCATCGTGCGGGGAAGTACAGTACCTGTCCAGGGAATATAGGGAACGCAGTATGCTCGTGACGCTGCTCATCCCTTTGCTGATGCTGATTCCGGCTTTCTTCAACATTCCCGTCGTCGCAATGGCAATAGTGTTCGTTGCAGCTTTTACCGCAATCGCCGTCATCCATCTGGCCACCATCGAGCTGGCGGATGAGCAGGAAACATGGCGGCAGAGACTGTATGAGTAA
- a CDS encoding DNA topoisomerase III: MAKSVVLAEKPSVARDIAKVLNCHKKGNGFIEGDKYIVTWALGHLVTLADPESYDNKYKTWNLDDLPMLPEPLRLTVINKARGQFNAVKSQLLRKDADRIIIATDAGREGELVARWIIKKAKVNKPIERLWISSVTDKAISEGFRNLKPGKNYENLYEAAVARSEADWYIGLNASRALTTKFNAQLNCGRVQTPTLAMIESREEEIRNFKPKTYYGIEALTDKLKLTWQDQKGNSRSFDKEKLDGLVNKVDGSPLTVDSVESKPKKTFAPGLYDLTELQRDANKQFGFSAKETLNVLQGLYERHKVVTYPRTDSRYLSKDIVPTLPERLKACGIGEYRATATRILRGKIQANKSFVDDSKVSDHHAIIPTENHVHISDFNERERRLYDMIIKRFLAVLLPPHEYEQVTVKTTAAGETFIAKGRTVLKEGWKAAYSNHFDEEETDNVKDQQLPKLEKGETLQVHRVSQTSGQTKAPARFTEATLLSAMENPAKYMEVQDKKLKSILDSTGGLGTVATRADIIDKLFNSFLIEKNGQAIRITSKGRQLLDLVPDALRSPATTAVWEQKLEGIAKGQLKKEDFIKEMKSHTKAITQEIKESDKKFKHDNISGKSCPDCGKPLLEVNGKKGKMLVCQDRECGHRKNVARVTNARCPKCKKKMTLSGEGDGQIFTCKCGYREKLSAFEARRKKEGRGKVDKRTVRKYMKEQEDEAPINNALAEQLKSLNLDK, encoded by the coding sequence TTGGCTAAAAGTGTAGTACTCGCCGAAAAACCTTCTGTGGCCAGGGATATTGCGAAAGTATTGAACTGCCATAAGAAAGGCAATGGATTCATTGAAGGGGATAAATACATAGTGACATGGGCGCTCGGCCATCTCGTGACGCTTGCGGACCCTGAAAGCTATGACAATAAATATAAGACATGGAACCTGGATGATCTGCCGATGCTGCCTGAACCGCTCAGGCTGACTGTGATCAACAAGGCGCGCGGACAGTTCAATGCGGTGAAGTCCCAACTGCTCCGCAAGGATGCAGACAGGATCATCATCGCGACGGATGCCGGGAGGGAAGGGGAACTTGTTGCTCGCTGGATCATCAAGAAGGCGAAGGTCAACAAGCCCATTGAACGCCTGTGGATCTCATCTGTAACGGATAAGGCGATCAGTGAGGGCTTCCGCAACCTCAAGCCCGGGAAGAACTATGAAAACCTCTATGAGGCCGCAGTGGCCCGTTCGGAAGCGGACTGGTACATCGGCCTGAATGCCTCCCGTGCATTGACGACGAAGTTCAATGCCCAGCTCAATTGCGGACGTGTGCAGACACCGACACTTGCGATGATCGAGAGCAGGGAAGAGGAGATCCGGAACTTCAAGCCGAAGACGTACTACGGGATTGAAGCGCTGACGGACAAGTTGAAATTGACGTGGCAGGATCAGAAAGGGAATAGCCGGAGCTTCGACAAGGAAAAGCTGGATGGTCTGGTCAACAAGGTGGACGGCAGTCCGCTGACGGTCGATTCGGTGGAAAGCAAGCCGAAGAAGACGTTCGCTCCAGGGCTTTATGACTTGACGGAGCTTCAGAGGGATGCCAACAAACAGTTCGGCTTCTCTGCAAAAGAGACATTGAATGTCCTGCAGGGACTCTACGAGCGTCATAAGGTCGTCACCTACCCGAGGACGGATTCAAGATATTTGTCCAAAGACATCGTACCGACATTGCCGGAGCGGCTGAAGGCATGCGGCATCGGGGAGTACCGTGCCACAGCGACACGCATCCTGAGAGGGAAGATACAGGCGAACAAGTCCTTCGTCGACGACAGCAAGGTCAGCGACCACCATGCGATCATCCCGACGGAGAACCATGTCCACATCTCGGATTTCAACGAACGGGAGCGCAGGCTCTACGACATGATCATCAAAAGGTTCCTCGCCGTCCTTCTGCCACCGCATGAGTACGAGCAGGTCACTGTGAAGACCACAGCCGCGGGCGAGACATTCATTGCCAAGGGCAGGACCGTCCTCAAGGAAGGCTGGAAAGCCGCCTACTCCAATCATTTTGATGAAGAGGAGACGGATAATGTCAAGGACCAGCAGCTTCCGAAACTCGAAAAGGGTGAGACTCTCCAGGTGCATCGTGTAAGCCAGACTTCCGGTCAGACGAAGGCGCCCGCACGCTTTACGGAAGCGACGCTGCTGTCTGCGATGGAGAATCCGGCAAAGTACATGGAAGTCCAGGACAAGAAGTTGAAATCGATACTCGACTCGACCGGTGGACTCGGTACCGTCGCGACACGGGCGGACATCATCGACAAGCTGTTTAATTCATTCCTGATAGAAAAGAACGGTCAGGCCATCAGGATCACTTCAAAAGGCAGGCAGCTGCTGGACCTCGTTCCTGATGCACTCAGGTCACCTGCGACAACAGCGGTCTGGGAACAGAAGCTCGAAGGCATCGCCAAGGGCCAGTTGAAGAAGGAGGATTTCATCAAGGAAATGAAATCCCATACGAAGGCCATAACCCAGGAGATTAAGGAAAGCGACAAGAAGTTCAAGCACGACAACATATCCGGCAAATCCTGCCCCGACTGCGGCAAGCCATTGCTTGAAGTCAACGGCAAGAAGGGCAAGATGCTCGTCTGCCAGGACAGGGAATGCGGCCACCGCAAGAATGTTGCCCGCGTCACCAATGCACGCTGCCCGAAATGCAAGAAGAAGATGACGCTGAGCGGCGAAGGTGACGGCCAGATCTTCACATGCAAATGCGGCTACAGGGAGAAGCTGTCCGCCTTCGAGGCAAGACGCAAGAAGGAAGGGCGCGGAAAGGTCGACAAGCGTACCGTCCGCAAGTATATGAAGGAGCAGGAGGACGAGGCGCCGATCAACAATGCGCTCGCCGAACAGCTCAAGTCACTGAACCTCGACAAGTAG
- a CDS encoding N-acetyltransferase — MDIKKGENMFFVGEDDVNPEAEIIYSVDDDGDYVVEGTRVDDHLTNDGVGTRLVETMAEFAAQEDRKIDPQCPFTRNVMEKDDEMRKLIKN, encoded by the coding sequence ATGGATATCAAAAAAGGCGAGAACATGTTCTTCGTAGGTGAGGATGATGTCAATCCTGAAGCTGAAATCATATATAGTGTGGATGATGATGGCGACTATGTAGTGGAAGGTACAAGGGTGGACGACCACCTCACCAATGATGGGGTCGGGACAAGACTGGTTGAAACGATGGCAGAGTTTGCTGCGCAGGAAGACAGGAAGATCGACCCGCAATGCCCATTCACAAGGAACGTCATGGAAAAAGATGATGAAATGAGAAAGCTGATCAAAAACTAA
- a CDS encoding small multi-drug export protein — protein MNLSLIIAYIIVFLLSAVPLFEAFVVVPVGILGGMNFTMTFIIGVLGNLATLLLLIILMDRIKRWYLTRQERNGKKKDRKSERAEAIWKKYGLPGLAFIGPFFVGSHFTALMAVVLGGSQKATFWWVTLSVIAWTLGISILVALGVDFMNLEDIQFLNRFLDG, from the coding sequence ATGAACCTATCACTGATCATTGCCTACATCATAGTATTCCTATTATCTGCCGTACCCCTGTTCGAAGCCTTCGTCGTGGTGCCGGTCGGAATCCTGGGCGGCATGAATTTCACCATGACCTTCATAATAGGCGTGCTCGGCAATCTAGCGACCCTGCTCCTGCTCATCATCCTCATGGATCGCATCAAGAGGTGGTATCTCACACGACAGGAAAGAAATGGTAAAAAGAAGGACCGTAAATCGGAGCGTGCCGAAGCCATATGGAAGAAGTACGGTTTGCCGGGACTGGCCTTCATCGGCCCCTTCTTCGTCGGCAGCCACTTTACAGCATTAATGGCGGTCGTACTCGGCGGCAGTCAGAAGGCGACATTCTGGTGGGTGACTTTGAGCGTCATCGCCTGGACACTCGGCATCTCCATACTCGTGGCACTCGGCGTGGACTTCATGAATCTTGAAGACATCCAGTTCCTTAACCGCTTCTTAGATGGTTAG
- the fdhA gene encoding formaldehyde dehydrogenase, glutathione-independent — MAGNRGVVYTGAGSVEVRDIDYPDLVLREGPGVPKENVGRKCEHGVILKVITTNICGSDQHMVRGRTTAPEGLVLGHEILGEVIEVGRDVEFVKKGDIASVPFNIACGRCVMCREQKTHICLNTNPERAGAAYGYVDMGGWVGGQSEYVMVPYADFQLLVFPDREVAMEKVLDLTMLSDIFPTGYHGAYTAGVKTGSTVYIAGAGPVGLAAAHSAQLLGASRVIVGDLQDERLKQAESFGCETVNVSKHDRLSEQIENILGVDEVDCAVDAVGFEASGHGADGGEQPAAVLNSIMDVTTAGGKLGIPGLYVTEDPGASDKEAQQGTLKVRLGLGWAKAHTFVTGQTPAMKYNRDLMKAILSGRADIAKAVNATVISLDEAPNGYQDFDKGAAKKFVIDPHGSLK; from the coding sequence ATGGCAGGAAATCGTGGTGTAGTCTATACTGGAGCAGGCAGCGTTGAAGTAAGGGATATTGATTATCCGGATCTCGTACTCAGGGAAGGTCCGGGAGTACCGAAGGAGAACGTTGGACGGAAATGTGAACATGGCGTCATCCTGAAAGTCATTACGACGAACATCTGTGGTAGTGACCAGCATATGGTAAGAGGTAGAACGACGGCGCCTGAAGGGCTTGTCCTCGGTCATGAAATTTTAGGGGAAGTCATTGAAGTGGGCAGGGACGTCGAATTCGTCAAAAAAGGCGACATCGCCTCCGTACCTTTCAACATCGCATGTGGCCGTTGTGTCATGTGTCGTGAACAGAAAACACATATTTGCCTGAACACGAACCCGGAACGTGCCGGTGCAGCTTATGGCTATGTAGATATGGGAGGCTGGGTCGGCGGCCAGTCCGAATATGTCATGGTGCCGTACGCAGACTTCCAGCTGCTCGTATTCCCGGATAGGGAAGTGGCTATGGAGAAAGTACTCGATTTGACGATGCTTTCCGACATCTTCCCGACGGGCTATCATGGGGCCTACACTGCAGGCGTCAAGACAGGTTCGACGGTATATATCGCCGGTGCCGGCCCGGTTGGCCTCGCTGCTGCACACTCGGCGCAGCTTCTCGGCGCATCCCGCGTCATCGTCGGTGACCTGCAGGATGAACGTCTCAAGCAGGCGGAAAGCTTCGGATGTGAGACGGTCAACGTCTCCAAGCATGACCGGTTGAGTGAGCAGATCGAAAATATACTTGGAGTGGACGAAGTGGATTGCGCCGTCGATGCAGTCGGTTTTGAGGCATCAGGCCATGGCGCCGATGGCGGGGAACAGCCTGCCGCTGTGCTCAACAGCATCATGGACGTTACGACAGCCGGTGGTAAGCTCGGTATCCCAGGCCTTTATGTTACTGAGGATCCAGGAGCATCCGACAAGGAAGCACAGCAGGGTACCTTGAAAGTACGTCTCGGCCTCGGTTGGGCGAAGGCACATACATTCGTTACAGGCCAGACACCTGCAATGAAATACAACCGTGACCTGATGAAGGCCATCCTTTCCGGCCGTGCAGATATTGCGAAAGCGGTTAATGCAACGGTCATCAGTCTGGACGAGGCGCCGAATGGTTACCAGGACTTCGATAAGGGTGCAGCGAAGAAATTCGTCATCGACCCGCATGGTTCGTTGAAATAA
- a CDS encoding DUF429 domain-containing protein gives MKFIGIDLAWTYRNETGVCVMDADGRVEFLDAVVYSNEDILDIIMDHTDGPVTIAIDAPLIVNNEKGSRGAEGELMRARIHGHRLFAFNSNRAFLTRAFGDIRGETLMNHIIQSVPGIRIGFDNRASNIVETFPTGICCGLFPDKHPIRYKKKRKMTFKETCGEMDRIITLFRQLEAEGIIDGLDGRLGWDVGDATRKSHKHLEDKVDAFLCAYAMYALYTGEAEETLFGSIEEGFISLPVRT, from the coding sequence ATGAAATTCATCGGAATAGATCTGGCATGGACATACCGGAATGAGACGGGTGTATGTGTCATGGACGCGGACGGCCGGGTGGAATTCCTGGATGCTGTGGTCTACAGCAACGAGGATATACTGGACATCATCATGGACCACACCGATGGTCCTGTGACGATTGCGATCGACGCCCCGCTCATCGTCAATAATGAAAAAGGGTCAAGGGGTGCAGAAGGGGAGCTGATGCGTGCAAGGATCCATGGCCACAGGCTGTTCGCCTTCAACTCGAACCGCGCCTTCCTCACCCGTGCATTCGGCGATATACGCGGAGAGACTTTGATGAACCACATCATCCAGTCGGTACCCGGCATCAGAATCGGTTTCGACAACAGAGCGTCCAATATTGTCGAAACCTTCCCGACAGGCATCTGCTGCGGCCTTTTCCCAGATAAGCATCCGATCAGGTACAAAAAGAAGCGTAAGATGACCTTCAAGGAGACATGCGGGGAGATGGACCGGATTATAACCCTGTTCAGGCAGTTGGAAGCGGAAGGAATTATAGACGGCCTTGACGGAAGACTCGGATGGGATGTGGGGGACGCGACTCGAAAATCGCACAAGCACCTCGAAGACAAGGTTGATGCTTTCCTTTGTGCCTATGCCATGTACGCCTTATATACAGGGGAGGCGGAAGAAACTCTGTTCGGCAGCATTGAGGAAGGTTTCATAAGCCTGCCTGTAAGGACATAG
- a CDS encoding amidohydrolase family protein, producing MKKFINANIYGQDEASEILVEDGVFKSIGQDLDDAEEVIDLEHRLVLPPYVDPHLHLDYIFSGLGPGNANISGTLFEGIQRWSDNKKSLTEEMVRARALQGIRKELNHGVQYIRTHVDVTDPNLTGMKALLKLKEELKDVVTLQLVAFPQEGFFRYDGAEQLVEKALEMGADVVGGIPHFEISYEHGVESLKRIVDLALKYDVMIDIHCDENDDPNSRFLEVLNALVMEKGYGEKTTASHTCSFGSADDSYAAKMMGLFHESKINFISCPTENAHLQGRSDTYPKRRGLTRVKELLSNGNAVAFAQDSIADYWYPLGNGNMMNILDNGIHLAHYTHIDEINKAFNLITYNGAKVMQLNDEYGIEQGKPANFIVLDAYDTYEAVRERADVLASIRSGEYLFRRAPRKNEVSHALLEDI from the coding sequence ATGAAAAAGTTCATCAATGCCAATATATACGGACAGGATGAAGCAAGTGAAATCCTGGTTGAGGATGGTGTCTTCAAATCCATCGGCCAGGATCTTGATGATGCTGAAGAGGTGATCGATCTGGAGCACCGCCTGGTCCTCCCGCCTTACGTCGATCCACACCTTCATCTTGATTATATCTTTTCAGGCCTGGGCCCGGGCAACGCCAACATTTCAGGCACGCTGTTTGAAGGCATACAGCGCTGGAGCGACAACAAGAAGTCGTTGACTGAAGAAATGGTGCGTGCACGTGCCCTCCAGGGCATAAGGAAGGAGCTGAACCATGGTGTCCAGTATATCAGGACGCATGTGGATGTGACGGATCCGAACCTCACCGGCATGAAGGCCCTGCTCAAGTTGAAGGAGGAACTGAAGGATGTAGTGACGCTTCAGCTTGTCGCATTTCCACAGGAAGGGTTCTTCCGCTATGACGGAGCGGAACAACTCGTCGAGAAAGCCCTTGAGATGGGGGCGGATGTCGTCGGCGGCATCCCCCATTTTGAAATCTCGTATGAGCATGGCGTGGAATCGCTGAAGCGCATCGTCGACCTCGCCCTCAAATATGATGTCATGATCGACATCCACTGCGATGAGAATGATGATCCCAACAGCCGCTTCCTGGAAGTGCTCAATGCACTTGTCATGGAGAAGGGCTACGGTGAAAAGACGACAGCGAGCCATACGTGCAGCTTCGGATCGGCAGATGACAGCTACGCGGCGAAGATGATGGGCCTCTTCCACGAATCGAAGATCAATTTCATCTCCTGTCCGACCGAGAATGCCCATCTGCAGGGTCGCAGCGACACCTATCCGAAACGTCGGGGATTGACGCGTGTGAAGGAACTGCTTTCAAACGGCAATGCAGTTGCATTTGCGCAGGACTCCATCGCCGACTACTGGTATCCGCTCGGCAATGGAAACATGATGAACATTCTCGACAACGGCATCCACCTCGCCCACTACACGCATATAGATGAAATAAACAAGGCCTTCAACCTCATCACATATAATGGCGCAAAGGTCATGCAGCTGAACGATGAGTATGGCATCGAACAGGGCAAGCCGGCAAACTTCATCGTACTTGATGCATATGATACGTATGAAGCAGTACGTGAACGGGCAGATGTGCTTGCCTCGATCCGGAGCGGTGAATACCTCTTCAGACGGGCCCCGAGAAAGAATGAAGTTTCACATGCACTGCTGGAAGATATATAG
- a CDS encoding TRAP transporter substrate-binding protein, whose amino-acid sequence MKKTIFIALMLTLVLSACGRPNQNESSETTTIRLAYLVSESHSSHIIGEKFKEQIEEESGGRLEVELYPSGSLFPSDREAVESVQLGNVEMTIPALAVVSSFNQNFMVLDLPFLFENYEEAYKVLDGEYGQSLLDELEDYNLKGLVYAENGFRHITNNERPIYEPEDLEGLKFRTLESPVQTDIFKSFGANASPFAFGEMYTALQQGTYDAMEGPISLYYTSNLYEVQEYMSLVGQYYMPTVLLMNNDFYEGLPEDLQEVVMDAAIMFREEQRELAHQQDEEYLEVMKEDGLKVNDITEEQREAFIEAAEPVYEKYDEKLGNNLIDDLFEAKDE is encoded by the coding sequence ATGAAAAAAACGATTTTTATTGCCCTCATGCTGACGCTTGTCCTGTCCGCATGCGGCCGTCCGAACCAGAACGAGTCATCCGAAACAACAACAATCCGGCTGGCCTATCTGGTTTCGGAAAGTCATTCCTCACATATCATCGGGGAGAAGTTCAAGGAGCAGATCGAAGAGGAATCCGGCGGCAGACTTGAAGTCGAACTTTATCCAAGCGGCTCCCTCTTCCCTTCCGACCGGGAAGCTGTCGAGTCGGTACAGCTCGGCAATGTCGAGATGACGATTCCGGCACTCGCAGTCGTCTCATCCTTCAACCAGAATTTCATGGTGCTTGACCTCCCCTTCCTTTTCGAAAACTACGAAGAAGCCTATAAGGTACTTGATGGGGAGTATGGCCAGAGCCTGCTCGATGAGCTGGAGGACTACAATCTGAAGGGGCTCGTATACGCCGAAAACGGCTTCCGTCATATCACCAATAATGAACGTCCCATCTATGAACCGGAAGACCTTGAGGGCCTGAAGTTCAGAACATTGGAGAGTCCCGTCCAGACTGATATCTTCAAGTCATTCGGAGCCAATGCGTCACCGTTCGCCTTCGGTGAGATGTATACCGCATTGCAGCAGGGTACATACGACGCTATGGAAGGCCCGATTTCGCTCTACTACACCAGCAACCTGTATGAAGTACAGGAATACATGAGCCTCGTCGGCCAATATTATATGCCGACTGTCCTCCTTATGAACAATGACTTCTATGAAGGGCTACCTGAAGACCTGCAGGAAGTGGTCATGGATGCGGCCATCATGTTCCGGGAGGAGCAGCGGGAACTCGCCCACCAGCAGGATGAGGAATATCTCGAAGTAATGAAGGAGGATGGCCTCAAGGTAAACGATATAACCGAAGAACAGCGTGAAGCGTTCATCGAGGCGGCAGAGCCTGTATATGAAAAATACGACGAAAAGCTCGGCAATAATCTAATAGACGACCTTTTCGAGGCAAAAGATGAATAG
- a CDS encoding TRAP transporter small permease has translation MIKKFNRIEEGFLIATLVLMVALIFGQVIGRYIFQNAPSWTEEAARYIHIFQVWIGAGYAVKLREHIKVSAFIDLFHGMTRKVLDMVALIVWFLMVLLVAIFGTELVMTTLQYGQVAPATQIPFWLPYLAVPLGALSMMIRLILQMIEIIKKDYDKPGEAAS, from the coding sequence ATGATCAAAAAATTCAATAGAATTGAAGAAGGTTTTCTCATCGCGACTCTTGTCCTCATGGTAGCGCTCATTTTCGGACAGGTCATCGGACGATATATATTCCAGAACGCCCCAAGCTGGACGGAGGAAGCCGCGCGCTATATACACATATTCCAAGTCTGGATCGGTGCAGGCTATGCAGTGAAACTGAGGGAGCATATCAAAGTCTCGGCATTCATCGACCTCTTCCATGGGATGACCCGGAAGGTGCTTGATATGGTCGCCCTCATCGTCTGGTTCCTGATGGTCCTGCTCGTTGCAATTTTTGGAACCGAGCTTGTCATGACGACACTGCAGTATGGCCAGGTCGCCCCAGCAACACAGATTCCATTCTGGCTGCCATATCTCGCCGTCCCACTCGGCGCCTTGAGCATGATGATACGCCTCATCCTGCAGATGATTGAAATCATCAAAAAAGACTATGACAAACCCGGGGAGGCGGCATCATGA
- a CDS encoding TRAP transporter large permease, with protein sequence MTVAILFGVFILCFLIGVPIAISLGVSALAAIWFGTDLPISLIAQKAFTSLDSFPLLAIPFFILAGVLMGKGGISKRLLDLATALVGWMTGGLSLVTIVACMFFAAIAGSGPATVAAIGGFMIPAMIARNYDQGFASAVPATAGSMGVIIPPSIPLVLYGAIGNVSVGALFMAGILPGMLVGIAIMLTAYFISKAKGYKPSEDKRTFDFKDVLKALNEAKWALLIPVIILGGIYGGIFTPTEAAVTAVVYALIVGIFIYKELDFKAIYDGFMETIMINATTMIIISFSVSFAFFMTLEQIPNSIATYLTNLSSNPVAILFIVILFLLVVGMFIDTISALVVLTPILLPVVTAVGVDPIHFGIILVVALAIGFVTPPLGVNLFVASSVGKVSIEKTTVAVIPFIIVMVLCLILIAFIPQLSMWMAGFTQ encoded by the coding sequence ATGACAGTAGCTATATTATTCGGTGTCTTCATACTCTGTTTCCTGATCGGTGTACCCATAGCGATCTCGCTCGGGGTCTCAGCACTCGCGGCCATATGGTTCGGTACCGACCTGCCGATCAGCCTGATTGCCCAGAAGGCATTCACATCACTCGACTCCTTCCCGCTTCTCGCCATCCCGTTCTTCATTTTGGCAGGAGTACTTATGGGTAAGGGCGGCATTTCGAAAAGACTGCTTGACCTGGCGACCGCCCTGGTCGGCTGGATGACCGGCGGGCTGTCACTCGTTACCATTGTTGCATGCATGTTCTTTGCTGCCATCGCCGGTTCAGGACCGGCAACGGTTGCGGCAATAGGCGGATTCATGATTCCGGCGATGATCGCAAGAAACTACGACCAGGGATTCGCCTCTGCCGTACCTGCAACGGCAGGTTCCATGGGCGTCATCATCCCCCCAAGCATTCCGCTCGTCCTCTATGGCGCGATCGGCAATGTCTCCGTCGGTGCACTGTTCATGGCAGGCATCCTGCCTGGAATGCTCGTCGGCATCGCCATTATGCTGACGGCCTACTTCATCTCTAAGGCGAAAGGATACAAGCCTTCGGAAGATAAACGGACATTCGACTTCAAGGATGTGCTGAAGGCACTGAACGAGGCTAAATGGGCGCTGCTCATCCCCGTTATCATACTCGGCGGAATCTACGGCGGTATATTCACACCGACGGAAGCAGCTGTCACAGCCGTCGTCTACGCCCTGATCGTCGGCATATTCATCTATAAGGAACTCGATTTCAAGGCGATCTACGATGGCTTTATGGAGACCATCATGATCAATGCGACCACGATGATCATCATCAGCTTTTCCGTATCATTCGCATTCTTCATGACGCTAGAACAGATACCTAACAGCATCGCAACCTATCTGACAAATCTGTCATCCAACCCGGTTGCCATACTGTTCATCGTCATCCTGTTCCTGCTCGTCGTCGGCATGTTCATCGATACGATTTCAGCATTGGTCGTACTCACACCAATCCTGCTGCCGGTTGTCACAGCCGTCGGCGTCGATCCGATCCACTTCGGCATCATACTTGTCGTCGCACTCGCCATCGGCTTCGTGACTCCCCCACTCGGCGTCAACCTATTCGTCGCCTCGAGTGTCGGGAAAGTGTCGATCGAAAAGACCACAGTCGCAGTCATACCATTCATCATCGTCATGGTGCTGTGCCTGATCCTGATCGCGTTCATACCACAGCTTTCCATGTGGATGGCCGGATTTACGCAATGA
- a CDS encoding helix-turn-helix transcriptional regulator → MKNNVAEHRKKMGYSQDRLAEKLGVSRQTIISIEKGRYNPSLPLAMILAELFKVRVEQIFFLEDKDYK, encoded by the coding sequence TTGAAAAACAATGTAGCAGAACATAGAAAGAAAATGGGATACTCACAGGATAGACTCGCTGAAAAACTGGGAGTATCAAGGCAGACCATCATTTCCATAGAGAAAGGCAGATACAATCCTTCTCTGCCGCTGGCGATGATATTGGCGGAATTATTCAAAGTGAGGGTCGAACAGATTTTCTTTCTGGAGGATAAGGATTATAAGTGA
- a CDS encoding permease: protein MNSLRASFLILGVFFIVLAGLTGFAAIMAESPPAGIFYVTIAMAVVSFSMAYLYPQFIQKDERMKLIRQKGTMASFVAMVIYFIFFTTALQFNWIDAPAYYLFQIFGALMISTVFISLVIYAKVY from the coding sequence ATGAATAGTCTGAGAGCGTCGTTTCTTATACTCGGTGTTTTCTTTATTGTATTGGCCGGGCTTACGGGATTTGCAGCAATCATGGCAGAGTCACCACCGGCAGGCATATTCTATGTGACTATTGCTATGGCAGTCGTGAGTTTCAGCATGGCATATCTATATCCACAGTTTATTCAGAAGGATGAAAGGATGAAGCTGATCAGACAGAAGGGAACCATGGCCTCTTTCGTCGCCATGGTAATCTACTTCATATTCTTTACGACAGCTCTCCAGTTCAACTGGATTGATGCACCAGCATATTACCTATTCCAGATATTTGGCGCTCTTATGATATCTACCGTGTTCATATCATTAGTCATCTATGCAAAAGTGTATTAA